One Desmodus rotundus isolate HL8 chromosome 4, HLdesRot8A.1, whole genome shotgun sequence DNA segment encodes these proteins:
- the TSPAN14 gene encoding tetraspanin-14: MHYYRYSNAEVSCWYKYLLFSYNIVFWLAGVAFLGAGLWAWSEKGVLSDLTKVTRLHGIDPVVLVLMVGVVMFTLGFAGCVGALRENICLLKFFCGTIVLIFFLELAVAVLAFLFQDWVRDRFREFFESNIRAYRDDIDLQNLIDSLQKANQCCGAYGPEDWDLNVYFNCSGASYSREKCGVPFSCCVPDPAQKVVNTQCGYDVRTQLKSKWDEFIFTKGCIQALEGWLPRNIYIVAGIFIAISLLQIFGIFLAKTLISDIEAVKAGHHF; the protein is encoded by the exons tTGGCTGGAGTTGCCTTCCTTGGAGCCGGACTATGGGCATGGAGCGAAAAG GGGGTGCTCTCTGACCTCACCAAAGTGACCCGACTGCATGGAATTGACCCTGTGGTGCTGGTGCTGATGGTGGGCGTGGTGATGTTCACACTGGGGTTTGCTGGCTGCGTGGGGGCCCTGCGGGAAAACATCTGCCTGCTCAAGTTT TTTTGCGGCACCATCGTACTCATCTTCTTCCTGGAGCTGGCGGTGGCAGTACTGGCCTTCTTATTCCAGGACTGGGTGAGGGACCGGTTCCGGGAGTTCTTTGAGAGCAACATCAGAGCCTACCGTGATGACATTGACCTGCAGAACCTCATCGACTCCCTTCAGAAAGCT AACCAGTGCTGTGGGGCGTACGGCCCTGAAGACTGGGACCTCAATGTCTACTTCAACTGCAGTGGTGCCAGCTACAGCCGAGAGAAGTGTGGGGTGCCCTTCTCCTGCTGCGTGCCAGACCCCGCG cAAAAAGTTGTGAACACACAATGTGGATATGATGTCAGGACTCAG CTGAAGAGCAAGTGGGATGAGTTCATCTTCACAAAAGGCTGCATCCAGGCGCTGGAGGGCTGGCTCCCACGGAATATTTACATCGTGGCTGGCATCTTCATTGCCATCTCACTGCTGCAG ATATTTGGCATCTTTCTGGCAAAGACCCTGATCTCAGACATCGAGGCAGTGAAGGCTGGCCATCACTTCTAA